In Archangium violaceum, the following are encoded in one genomic region:
- a CDS encoding GNAT family N-acetyltransferase, protein MSTPENPQPVTIAQIKSEAELFQALAIREVVFIEEQHVPEGIERDAEDAKAYHVMAFQGGHAIGTGRLVMLPEPPPGERGTWAQIGRMAVLQAHRKARVGSLLLTALEDEARRRGVHGIMLHSQLYALEFYKKQGYEPLGEVFKEAGIDHLEMRKKL, encoded by the coding sequence ATGTCGACCCCGGAGAATCCCCAGCCTGTGACCATCGCTCAGATCAAGAGCGAGGCGGAGTTGTTTCAGGCGCTCGCCATCCGCGAGGTGGTGTTCATCGAGGAGCAGCACGTCCCCGAAGGCATCGAGCGAGATGCCGAGGATGCGAAGGCGTACCATGTAATGGCGTTCCAGGGAGGGCACGCCATCGGGACGGGACGTCTGGTGATGCTGCCCGAGCCGCCACCAGGAGAGCGCGGGACGTGGGCGCAGATTGGGCGCATGGCGGTGCTCCAGGCGCACCGCAAGGCGCGAGTGGGTTCACTGCTGCTGACGGCGCTGGAGGACGAGGCGCGGAGGCGTGGGGTGCACGGCATCATGCTGCACTCGCAGCTATACGCGCTTGAGTTCTACAAGAAGCAGGGCTACGAGCCGTTGGGCGAGGTCTTCAAGGAAGCGGGCATCGACCACCTGGAGATGCGCAAGAAGCTGTAG
- the secE gene encoding preprotein translocase subunit SecE, with translation MAAASEASQQANRSGMDPKRLVVIFYLIAGLIFALFLEHVCGLIWGRAGWSDPTVIEGVDWQVSTLVGFLLAAGLAVGAYLHPKTHGLSLEVASELMKVTWPSWAETKASTMAVIVASVVAAVLLFFIDTLAYNLMVEWIPAIWGKL, from the coding sequence ATGGCAGCGGCATCCGAAGCCAGCCAGCAGGCCAACCGTTCGGGCATGGACCCGAAGCGGCTGGTGGTCATCTTCTACCTCATCGCGGGTCTCATCTTCGCGCTCTTCCTCGAGCACGTCTGTGGCCTCATCTGGGGGCGTGCCGGCTGGAGCGACCCCACCGTCATCGAGGGCGTCGACTGGCAGGTCTCCACGCTGGTGGGCTTCCTGCTCGCCGCGGGCCTCGCCGTGGGCGCCTACCTGCACCCCAAGACCCATGGCCTCTCGCTCGAGGTTGCCTCGGAGCTGATGAAGGTCACCTGGCCCTCCTGGGCGGAGACCAAGGCGTCGACCATGGCGGTCATCGTCGCGTCGGTCGTGGCGGCCGTTCTCCTCTTCTTCATCGACACCCTCGCCTACAACCTTATGGTTGAGTGGATACCCGCCATCTGGGGGAAGCTGTAA
- the hrpB gene encoding ATP-dependent helicase HrpB, translated as MADVALPIDPLLPEIVSTLRGAKSLVLEAPPGAGKTTRVPRALLEAGLGQGKEIVVLQPRRLPTRLAAQRVSEEIGERVGETVGYQVRFEDVRGPKTRLSFVTEGVLGRRLLSDPTLRDVGVVVLDEFHERHLSADISLALLRRLQQGPRPDLKLVVMSATLEAAPISAYLDGCPTLRSEGRRFDVSLEYLPTADDRYLDAQVLSAIKRLHSNGLDGDVLVFLPGAGEIRRARDTCAEFAERHGIDLLPLHGDLPPAEQDRAVRRGSRRKIILSTNVAETSVTIDGVAAVIDSGLARVASHSPWSGLPILKLAKVSRASATQRAGRAGRTRSGHCLRLYTQHDFDGRPEQDAPEIRRMDLAETVLSLRASGIKDLVSFPFFEPPPPASLEAAETLLRRLGAVDSQGSVTDIGQRLLRFPLHPRQARIIVEGERRGVGADSALLAALVGERDIRREARTNLSGPGRAANVVAGPSDLLELLERFREAERSNFSSGRVQSLSLEQGAVQAVDRVQKQLRRAVREQGKRPSRPEEVEQALMLSVLAGYPDRVARRRKARSPELLLFGGGTAQLSEVSVVQEPELMVAVDVEERPGRGVIVRLASSVEPEWLLDLYPDALEEVDTLQWNPDARRVERITRLAYGNLVLEETRTPAPPSEAAARVLVEQALAAGPGRFADPEALLQWRTRVALLAQAFPEAGFPTVDDSFMRDALASLCAGARSFADLDGVSLLDALQSRLSSDQARLLANHTPEKVSLPGGRTAKVHYEPGKPPWVESRLQDFFGMAQGPSVCAGRVPLVLHLLAPNMRAVQVTTDLAGFWERHYPSIRKELCRKYPKHSWPEDPRHAQTPAERGRRI; from the coding sequence ATGGCCGACGTCGCCCTCCCCATCGACCCGCTCCTGCCCGAGATCGTCTCCACCCTGCGTGGCGCGAAGTCGCTCGTGCTGGAAGCCCCTCCCGGCGCCGGCAAAACGACCCGAGTGCCCCGTGCCCTGCTCGAAGCCGGCCTCGGCCAGGGCAAGGAGATCGTCGTCCTCCAGCCCCGCCGCCTCCCCACCCGGCTCGCCGCCCAGCGCGTCTCCGAGGAGATCGGCGAGCGCGTGGGCGAGACCGTCGGCTACCAGGTCCGCTTCGAGGACGTCCGCGGCCCCAAGACCCGCCTCTCCTTCGTTACCGAGGGCGTTCTCGGCCGCCGCCTCCTCTCCGACCCCACCCTGCGCGACGTGGGCGTGGTCGTGCTCGACGAGTTCCACGAGCGCCACCTCTCCGCCGACATCTCGCTCGCCCTCCTGCGCCGCCTCCAGCAGGGACCCCGGCCCGACCTGAAGCTCGTGGTCATGTCCGCCACGCTCGAGGCCGCCCCCATCAGCGCCTACCTCGACGGCTGCCCCACCCTGCGCTCCGAGGGCCGCCGCTTCGACGTCAGCCTCGAGTACCTCCCCACCGCCGATGACCGCTACCTGGATGCCCAGGTGCTCTCCGCCATCAAGCGGCTCCATTCCAACGGCCTCGACGGTGACGTGCTCGTCTTCCTCCCCGGCGCCGGAGAGATCCGCCGCGCCAGGGACACCTGCGCCGAGTTCGCCGAGCGCCATGGCATCGACCTGCTCCCCCTCCACGGCGACCTGCCCCCCGCCGAGCAGGATCGCGCCGTGCGCCGCGGCTCGCGCCGGAAGATCATCCTCTCCACCAACGTCGCGGAGACCTCCGTCACCATCGACGGTGTCGCCGCCGTCATCGACAGCGGCCTCGCCCGCGTGGCCTCGCACTCGCCCTGGTCCGGGCTGCCCATCCTCAAGCTCGCCAAGGTGAGCCGGGCCTCCGCCACCCAGCGCGCCGGCCGCGCTGGCCGCACCCGCTCCGGTCACTGTCTCCGCCTCTACACCCAGCACGACTTCGACGGCCGCCCCGAGCAGGACGCCCCCGAAATCCGCCGCATGGACCTGGCCGAGACCGTGCTCTCCCTGCGCGCCTCCGGCATCAAGGACCTGGTCTCCTTCCCCTTCTTCGAGCCGCCTCCGCCCGCCTCGCTCGAGGCCGCGGAGACCCTGCTGCGCCGCCTGGGCGCCGTGGACTCCCAGGGCTCCGTCACGGACATCGGCCAGCGGCTTCTGCGCTTCCCCCTCCACCCGCGCCAGGCCCGCATCATCGTCGAGGGTGAGCGGCGCGGCGTCGGCGCGGACTCGGCCCTCCTCGCCGCCCTCGTCGGTGAGCGCGACATCCGCCGCGAGGCGCGCACCAACCTCTCCGGCCCCGGCCGGGCCGCCAACGTCGTCGCCGGTCCCTCGGACCTGCTGGAGCTGCTCGAGCGCTTCCGCGAGGCCGAGCGCTCCAACTTCTCCTCCGGCCGCGTGCAGTCGCTCTCCCTGGAACAGGGAGCGGTGCAGGCCGTGGACCGGGTCCAGAAACAGCTCCGGCGCGCCGTGCGCGAACAGGGCAAGCGGCCCTCTCGCCCCGAAGAGGTGGAACAGGCGCTCATGCTCAGCGTGCTCGCCGGCTACCCGGACCGCGTGGCCCGGCGCCGCAAGGCCCGCTCCCCCGAGCTGCTCCTCTTCGGCGGCGGCACCGCCCAGCTCTCCGAGGTCAGCGTCGTCCAGGAGCCCGAGCTCATGGTCGCCGTCGACGTCGAGGAGCGCCCCGGCCGCGGCGTCATCGTCCGCCTCGCCAGCTCCGTCGAGCCCGAGTGGCTCCTCGACCTGTACCCCGATGCCCTCGAGGAGGTGGACACCCTCCAGTGGAACCCCGACGCCAGGCGCGTCGAGCGCATCACCCGCCTGGCCTACGGCAACCTCGTCCTCGAGGAGACCCGCACCCCCGCCCCTCCCTCCGAGGCGGCCGCGCGCGTCCTCGTCGAGCAGGCCCTCGCCGCCGGCCCCGGCCGCTTCGCCGACCCCGAGGCCCTCCTGCAGTGGCGCACCCGCGTCGCGCTGCTCGCCCAGGCCTTCCCCGAGGCCGGGTTTCCCACCGTGGACGATTCGTTCATGCGCGATGCGCTCGCGTCCCTGTGCGCCGGTGCCCGGAGCTTCGCGGACCTCGACGGCGTGTCCCTCCTGGACGCCCTCCAGTCACGGCTCTCCTCCGATCAGGCCCGGCTCCTCGCCAACCACACCCCCGAGAAGGTCTCCCTCCCCGGTGGGCGTACCGCGAAGGTTCATTACGAGCCCGGGAAACCCCCTTGGGTCGAGTCCCGTTTGCAGGACTTCTTTGGTATGGCCCAGGGCCCCAGTGTGTGCGCCGGCAGGGTGCCCCTCGTGCTCCACCTGCTCGCCCCCAACATGCGCGCCGTCCAGGTCACCACCGACCTCGCCGGCTTCTGGGAGCGCCACTACCCGTCCATCCGCAAGGAGCTGTGCCGCAAGTATCCCAAGCACAGCTGGCCCGAGGATCCTCGTCATGCGCAGACCCCCGCCGAGCGTGGACGGCGGATTTAG
- the rlmB gene encoding 23S rRNA (guanosine(2251)-2'-O)-methyltransferase RlmB has translation MARQRSSRGSERGERGGDRERGGDRERGEQRYVYGVNPVLESLRAHAERVERLLITEGQLSAKAAAEIFSRARDAGIRVDRVPRERLAVLADGGVHQGVVAELRGFEYADVQDLLDAAEASGRPALLVVLDGIQDPHNFGAIVRSAHALGAHGVVIAKDRAVPVTGVVAKASAGAVEHCPIARVVNLSRTLEELKEAGVWIAAADPHSNEPMWNARLDGPLAVVVGAEGAGVRQGVLEHCDFRLRIPMLGQVGSLNASVSAAILLYEAARQRGTSRPGAGR, from the coding sequence GTGGCACGCCAGCGTTCGTCCAGGGGCAGTGAGCGTGGGGAGCGGGGAGGAGACCGTGAGCGCGGGGGAGACCGTGAGCGCGGCGAGCAGCGCTACGTGTACGGGGTGAACCCGGTGCTCGAGTCACTGCGGGCGCACGCGGAGCGGGTGGAGCGCCTGCTCATCACCGAGGGGCAGCTCTCGGCGAAGGCGGCGGCGGAGATCTTCAGCCGCGCGAGGGACGCGGGCATCCGGGTGGATCGGGTGCCCCGGGAGCGCCTGGCGGTGCTGGCGGACGGTGGAGTGCACCAGGGCGTGGTGGCCGAGCTGCGTGGCTTCGAGTACGCGGATGTGCAGGACCTGCTGGACGCGGCCGAGGCGAGCGGGCGGCCTGCCCTGTTGGTGGTCCTGGACGGCATCCAGGATCCGCACAACTTCGGGGCCATCGTGCGCTCGGCGCACGCGCTGGGGGCGCACGGAGTGGTCATCGCGAAGGACCGGGCGGTGCCGGTGACGGGCGTGGTGGCCAAGGCCTCGGCGGGAGCGGTGGAGCACTGCCCCATCGCGCGGGTGGTCAACCTGTCCCGGACGCTGGAGGAGCTGAAGGAGGCCGGGGTGTGGATCGCCGCGGCGGACCCCCACTCGAACGAGCCCATGTGGAACGCCCGGCTGGACGGCCCGTTGGCGGTGGTGGTGGGGGCCGAGGGAGCAGGCGTGCGCCAGGGGGTGCTCGAGCACTGCGACTTCCGGCTCAGGATTCCGATGCTCGGTCAGGTGGGTTCCCTGAATGCGTCCGTTTCGGCGGCGATTCTGCTATACGAGGCCGCCCGGCAGCGGGGGACGTCGCGTCCCGGTGCTGGAAGATGA
- the nusG gene encoding transcription termination/antitermination protein NusG, with translation MAMKWYVVHTYSNFENQAKKSLEERIRLEGLQDLFGEILIPMEQVVEMVKGEKKTSRRKFFPGYIFVQMELNDRSWHLVKNTPKITGFPGAAQNEQPTPISDKEVARLTSQISEGTLKPKPKVQFSDGDTVRVIDGPFANFNGTVEEVNAEKGRVKVLVSIFGRATPVELDFMQVEKTTG, from the coding sequence ATGGCGATGAAATGGTACGTGGTCCACACCTACTCGAACTTCGAGAACCAGGCGAAGAAGAGCCTGGAGGAGCGGATCCGTCTCGAGGGGTTGCAGGACCTGTTCGGCGAAATCCTGATTCCCATGGAACAGGTCGTCGAGATGGTGAAGGGCGAGAAGAAGACGTCCCGGCGCAAGTTCTTTCCGGGCTACATCTTCGTGCAGATGGAGCTCAATGACCGCTCCTGGCACCTGGTGAAGAACACGCCGAAGATCACCGGTTTCCCCGGTGCGGCCCAGAACGAGCAGCCCACGCCTATCTCGGACAAGGAGGTGGCCCGGCTCACCTCGCAGATCTCCGAGGGCACGCTCAAGCCCAAGCCCAAGGTGCAGTTCTCCGACGGAGATACCGTCCGTGTGATCGACGGGCCGTTCGCCAACTTCAATGGCACGGTCGAGGAGGTCAACGCGGAGAAGGGTCGCGTGAAGGTGCTCGTGAGCATCTTCGGCCGCGCCACTCCGGTGGAGCTCGATTTCATGCAGGTGGAGAAGACCACCGGCTAG
- the rpmG gene encoding 50S ribosomal protein L33 has product MPKGNRSIISLECTVCKERNYYTTKNKRKSQDKLELSKFCPRDRKHTVHKEGKV; this is encoded by the coding sequence ATGCCCAAGGGTAACCGCAGCATCATTTCGCTCGAGTGCACGGTGTGCAAGGAGCGGAACTACTACACGACCAAGAACAAGCGGAAGAGCCAGGACAAGCTCGAGCTGAGCAAGTTCTGCCCCCGCGACCGGAAGCATACCGTCCATAAGGAAGGTAAGGTCTAG
- a CDS encoding ATP-grasp domain-containing protein, whose translation MKITILSRSASISSTRRLVEAGRARGHQVRVLNPVRVEMHLDGKSANLYYRRRKLSPCDVVIPRIAQSISNYGLAVVNQFAMCGIPLVNTARAIAESRNKMRSLQLLSAHGIHIPATVMARDAGDLKAMVGLVGGVPVLVKLLQGQEKHGVMVCESLQSLEAALEAILGLGHNLVVQQYVENTGKDVRVLVVGGRAVAAVRRRPRIGRLSYTLNRGARLEGLQLTEAHRLAAEKTARLVGLEVAAVDLLDVEEGHPKVFEVNSSPALPEMEKATGLDLASIIIQRAEELGAGGPRVGLPEAEPEPTVPPRRKRASKASSGGA comes from the coding sequence ATGAAGATCACCATCCTCTCGCGCTCCGCTTCCATTTCGTCCACCAGACGTCTTGTCGAGGCTGGACGCGCGAGAGGGCACCAGGTGCGAGTGCTCAACCCGGTCCGGGTGGAGATGCACCTGGATGGGAAGAGCGCCAACCTCTACTACCGGCGCCGCAAGCTGTCGCCGTGCGACGTGGTCATCCCGCGCATCGCGCAGTCGATCAGCAACTATGGCCTGGCGGTGGTGAACCAGTTCGCCATGTGCGGGATTCCGCTGGTGAACACGGCGCGGGCGATCGCCGAGTCGCGCAACAAGATGCGCTCGCTGCAGCTGTTGTCGGCGCATGGCATCCACATCCCGGCGACGGTGATGGCGCGCGATGCGGGGGACCTGAAGGCCATGGTGGGGCTGGTGGGGGGCGTGCCGGTGCTGGTGAAGCTGCTGCAGGGCCAGGAGAAGCACGGGGTGATGGTGTGCGAGAGCCTCCAGTCGTTGGAGGCGGCGCTCGAGGCCATTCTCGGACTGGGGCACAACCTGGTCGTCCAGCAGTACGTGGAGAACACAGGGAAGGACGTGCGGGTGCTGGTGGTGGGAGGGAGGGCGGTGGCGGCGGTGCGGCGCCGGCCGAGGATTGGCCGACTGTCCTACACGCTGAACCGGGGAGCGCGGCTGGAGGGCCTCCAGCTCACGGAGGCCCACCGGCTGGCGGCGGAGAAGACGGCTAGGCTGGTGGGGCTGGAGGTGGCGGCGGTGGACCTGCTCGACGTGGAGGAGGGGCACCCCAAGGTATTCGAGGTCAACAGCTCGCCGGCCCTTCCGGAGATGGAGAAGGCCACGGGGTTGGACCTGGCCAGCATCATCATCCAGCGCGCCGAGGAACTGGGCGCCGGGGGCCCGAGGGTGGGGCTGCCGGAGGCGGAACCGGAGCCGACGGTGCCGCCCCGGCGGAAGCGTGCCTCCAAGGCCTCGTCGGGCGGTGCGTGA
- a CDS encoding HEAT repeat domain-containing protein, which yields MSSSPPPASDRAPLPSRGWSAHLVRASALASLLLISPAPFGQASAARMPPSSPSTPKAPASLHQEILRLLESPESLPREADWAPLGPEALTELSGLAGNPDAPEPQRTRAVAAMAVVSHPEASQRLQQLLRSSEAPPSLRAAATVALGRRAGLEAVPLLMPLLEDRSEQVRATAAQALGRMGGAEARKVLEERLPVEESLEVREAIQRGLSYIEP from the coding sequence ATGTCCTCCTCCCCTCCGCCCGCCTCCGATCGCGCCCCCCTGCCCTCCCGCGGGTGGTCCGCCCACCTCGTCCGGGCGAGCGCTCTCGCCTCCCTCCTCCTGATCAGCCCCGCCCCCTTCGGACAGGCCTCCGCCGCCAGGATGCCCCCCTCCTCCCCCAGCACGCCCAAGGCCCCCGCGTCGTTGCACCAGGAGATCCTCCGCCTGCTGGAGAGCCCCGAGTCCCTCCCGCGCGAGGCCGATTGGGCTCCCCTTGGCCCCGAGGCCCTCACCGAGCTCTCCGGGCTCGCCGGCAACCCCGACGCCCCCGAGCCCCAACGCACCCGCGCCGTCGCCGCCATGGCCGTCGTCTCCCACCCCGAGGCCTCCCAGCGGCTTCAGCAGCTCTTGCGCAGTTCCGAGGCTCCCCCCTCCCTTCGCGCCGCCGCTACCGTCGCCCTGGGCCGCCGCGCGGGTCTCGAGGCCGTTCCCCTCCTGATGCCCCTCCTGGAGGATCGGAGTGAGCAGGTGCGCGCCACCGCCGCCCAGGCCCTCGGACGCATGGGCGGCGCCGAGGCTCGCAAGGTTTTGGAGGAACGGTTGCCTGTCGAGGAGAGCCTGGAGGTTCGCGAGGCCATCCAGCGCGGGTTGAGCTACATTGAGCCGTAG
- a CDS encoding HAD family hydrolase: MGAMRPTVLLFDIDGTLVTTGGAGRRSMNLAFQKLHGRIDACDSFSMSGMTDRAIVRKALDNIGVHPSPDAISAVIDSYLQFLAQEVPLVDDRDYRLHPGMREAVETALSRKGFAVGLGTGNVREGARIKLERVRIHDRFSFGGFGCDHEDRVELIRHGARSGASLLGAPLEECRVVVIGDTPKDVAAAKGIGATCIGVGTGSFTPEALIASGAEYAFPDFTAREALAALLDGR, from the coding sequence ATGGGGGCCATGCGCCCCACCGTCCTCCTCTTCGATATCGATGGCACCCTCGTCACCACCGGCGGCGCCGGCCGTCGCTCCATGAATCTCGCCTTCCAGAAGCTTCATGGCCGCATCGATGCCTGTGACTCCTTCAGCATGTCCGGCATGACCGACCGCGCCATCGTCCGCAAGGCGCTCGATAACATCGGCGTCCACCCCTCCCCCGACGCCATCTCCGCCGTCATCGACTCCTACCTCCAGTTCCTCGCCCAGGAGGTCCCCCTCGTCGATGACCGCGACTACCGCCTCCACCCCGGCATGCGCGAGGCCGTCGAGACCGCCCTCTCCCGCAAGGGCTTCGCCGTCGGCCTCGGCACCGGCAACGTGCGCGAGGGCGCTCGCATCAAGCTCGAGCGCGTCCGCATCCACGACCGCTTCTCCTTCGGTGGTTTCGGCTGCGACCACGAGGACCGCGTCGAGCTCATCCGCCATGGCGCCCGCAGCGGTGCCTCCCTGCTCGGTGCCCCCCTCGAGGAGTGTCGCGTCGTCGTCATCGGTGACACCCCCAAGGATGTCGCCGCCGCCAAGGGGATTGGCGCCACCTGCATCGGTGTCGGCACCGGCAGCTTCACCCCCGAGGCGTTGATCGCCTCCGGCGCTGAGTACGCCTTCCCTGACTTCACCGCCCGCGAAGCGCTCGCCGCCCTGCTCGACGGGCGTTGA
- the cglB gene encoding adventurous gliding motility lipoprotein CglB — protein MRAKLNLLSALVLGTLGGVLATGCQTYDFEPVEPLAITQTTETRRIEARERKPNLMLLVDTSGSMTAPADPSLAACKRNNVVCGDDTFQCPISSGCDTRWSALQKAMGDFLGTSGTIARIGLTTYPSDDYCGSTGSVAIPLPTADKEDDVTLDANAKSVLAEIQSIKTYRTASNDRVPVGGTPTGLSLEYVGKLPELQTEERSDFVVVLTDGLPNCNAQFPKPYPNSACFCTLEGGCEYAPEDGCLDKDASVVAVEKLRAKNIQTIVIGFGADFNSGNESGRQGAATLNAMARAGGFARTCKVDLDCGTGDTCDKAAGVCTRGFYQAANRTELVNALKEITKKIGSDPCLLTFDPEELPSTDDLVVVYLNGERVDQGPDTWTMSGDTIRFTGSVCARLGESTPANPANIEVRAVRKR, from the coding sequence ATGCGCGCCAAGCTGAATCTTCTGAGCGCCCTGGTGTTGGGCACCCTGGGTGGAGTGCTTGCCACGGGATGCCAGACCTATGACTTCGAACCGGTGGAGCCGCTGGCCATCACCCAGACGACGGAGACGCGGCGGATAGAGGCGCGTGAGCGCAAGCCGAACCTGATGCTGCTGGTGGACACGTCCGGCTCGATGACGGCGCCGGCGGACCCGAGCCTCGCGGCCTGCAAGAGGAACAACGTGGTCTGCGGCGACGACACGTTCCAGTGCCCCATCTCGAGCGGCTGCGACACGCGCTGGAGCGCGCTGCAGAAGGCGATGGGAGACTTCCTGGGCACTAGCGGGACGATTGCCCGCATCGGCCTCACCACCTACCCGTCGGATGACTACTGCGGCTCCACGGGCTCGGTGGCGATTCCGCTGCCCACCGCGGACAAGGAAGACGATGTCACGCTCGATGCCAATGCCAAGAGTGTGTTGGCGGAGATCCAGAGCATCAAGACCTATAGGACGGCGTCGAACGACCGGGTGCCGGTGGGTGGTACGCCCACGGGCCTGAGCCTCGAGTACGTGGGCAAGCTTCCGGAGCTGCAGACGGAGGAACGGTCCGACTTCGTGGTGGTGCTGACGGACGGACTGCCCAACTGCAACGCTCAGTTCCCGAAGCCGTACCCGAACTCCGCGTGCTTCTGCACGCTGGAAGGTGGCTGCGAGTACGCTCCGGAGGACGGCTGCCTCGACAAGGACGCCTCGGTGGTGGCGGTGGAGAAGCTGCGCGCCAAGAACATCCAGACCATCGTCATCGGCTTCGGCGCGGACTTCAACTCCGGCAATGAGTCGGGGCGCCAGGGCGCGGCGACCCTCAACGCCATGGCCAGGGCAGGTGGCTTCGCGCGCACGTGCAAGGTGGACCTGGACTGTGGCACGGGCGACACGTGCGACAAGGCCGCGGGGGTGTGCACCCGCGGCTTCTATCAGGCGGCCAACAGGACCGAGCTGGTGAATGCGCTGAAGGAGATCACCAAGAAGATCGGATCGGATCCATGCCTGCTGACCTTCGATCCCGAGGAGCTTCCGAGCACCGATGATCTGGTGGTGGTGTACCTGAACGGCGAGCGTGTGGATCAGGGTCCGGACACCTGGACCATGTCGGGCGATACCATCCGCTTCACGGGCTCCGTGTGCGCGCGCCTCGGGGAGTCCACGCCGGCCAACCCGGCGAACATCGAAGTGCGAGCCGTCCGGAAGCGGTAG
- the tuf gene encoding elongation factor Tu, with protein MSKEKFERTKPHVNIGTIGHVDHGKTSLTAAITKVLAKTGGATFLAYDQIDKAPEERERGITISTAHVEYQTKNRHYAHVDCPGHADYVKNMITGAAQMDGAILVVSAADGPMPQTREHILLARQVGVPYIVVFLNKVDMLDDPELRELVEMEVRDLLKKYDFPGDTIPIVPGSALKALEGDTSEIGEQAILKLMEAVDSYIPTPQRATDKPFLMPVEDVFSIAGRGTVATGRVERGRVKVGEEIEIVGIRPTQKTVVTGVEMFRKLLDEGMAGDNIGALLRGLKREDLERGQVLAKPGSITPHTKFKAQIYVLTKEEGGRHTPFFKGYRPQFYFRTTDVTGTVKLPENVEMVMPGDNIAIEVELITPVAMEKELRFAVREGGRTVGAGVVAEIIA; from the coding sequence ATGTCCAAGGAAAAGTTCGAAAGAACTAAGCCGCACGTCAACATCGGCACCATCGGCCACGTTGACCACGGCAAGACCTCTCTGACGGCGGCCATCACCAAGGTGCTGGCGAAGACGGGCGGCGCGACGTTCCTCGCGTACGACCAGATCGACAAGGCCCCCGAGGAGCGCGAGCGCGGCATCACCATCTCCACGGCGCACGTGGAGTACCAGACGAAGAACCGTCACTACGCGCACGTCGACTGTCCGGGCCACGCCGACTACGTGAAGAACATGATCACGGGCGCGGCGCAGATGGACGGCGCCATCCTCGTGGTCTCGGCCGCCGACGGCCCGATGCCCCAGACGCGCGAGCACATCCTGCTCGCCCGCCAGGTGGGCGTGCCCTACATCGTGGTCTTCCTGAACAAGGTCGACATGCTGGACGACCCCGAGCTGCGTGAGCTCGTGGAGATGGAAGTCCGCGACCTGCTCAAGAAGTACGACTTCCCCGGCGACACCATCCCCATCGTCCCCGGCAGCGCTCTCAAGGCGCTCGAGGGTGACACCTCGGAGATCGGCGAGCAGGCCATCCTGAAGCTGATGGAGGCGGTGGACTCCTACATCCCGACCCCGCAGCGCGCCACGGACAAGCCCTTCCTGATGCCGGTGGAGGACGTGTTCTCCATCGCCGGCCGTGGAACGGTGGCCACCGGCCGCGTGGAGCGCGGCCGGGTGAAGGTGGGCGAGGAGATCGAGATCGTCGGTATCCGCCCCACGCAGAAGACGGTCGTCACGGGCGTGGAGATGTTCCGCAAGCTGCTGGACGAGGGCATGGCGGGCGACAACATCGGCGCGCTGCTCCGTGGTCTGAAGCGTGAGGACCTGGAGCGTGGTCAGGTGCTCGCCAAGCCGGGCTCCATCACCCCGCACACCAAGTTCAAGGCGCAGATCTACGTGCTCACGAAGGAAGAGGGTGGTCGTCACACCCCGTTCTTCAAGGGCTACCGGCCGCAGTTCTACTTCCGCACCACGGACGTGACGGGCACGGTGAAGCTGCCCGAGAACGTCGAAATGGTGATGCCGGGCGACAACATCGCCATCGAGGTGGAGCTGATCACCCCCGTGGCCATGGAGAAGGAGCTCCGCTTCGCCGTCCGCGAGGGCGGCCGCACCGTGGGCGCCGGCGTCGTGGCCGAGATCATCGCCTAG
- the rplK gene encoding 50S ribosomal protein L11, translating into MKKVTGQVKLQIPAGKANPAPPIGPALGQQGVNIMEFCKQFNAKTQAEAKEGLIIPVIITVYQDRSFTFILKTPPAAVLIKKAAGLHTEKKKGSGAKKPGKEKVGQITQKQLEEIAKKKLEDTTAGSLDACKRTIAGTARSMGIDVV; encoded by the coding sequence ATGAAGAAGGTCACTGGACAGGTCAAGCTGCAGATTCCCGCCGGTAAGGCGAACCCCGCTCCTCCGATCGGCCCCGCGCTCGGTCAGCAGGGCGTGAACATCATGGAGTTCTGCAAGCAGTTCAACGCCAAGACCCAGGCGGAGGCCAAGGAGGGTCTGATCATCCCGGTGATCATCACCGTGTATCAGGATCGCTCCTTCACCTTCATCCTGAAGACGCCCCCCGCGGCCGTCCTCATCAAGAAGGCGGCGGGCCTGCACACCGAGAAGAAGAAGGGCTCGGGCGCCAAGAAGCCGGGCAAGGAGAAGGTGGGGCAGATCACTCAGAAGCAGCTCGAGGAGATCGCCAAGAAGAAGCTCGAGGACACGACGGCCGGATCGCTGGACGCCTGCAAGCGCACCATCGCTGGCACCGCGCGCTCCATGGGCATCGACGTCGTCTGA